A single Gasterosteus aculeatus chromosome 2, fGasAcu3.hap1.1, whole genome shotgun sequence DNA region contains:
- the sp5l gene encoding sp5 transcription factor-like — MAALAIQRTDNFLHTFLQDRTPSSSPEGAPNALSFLATTCSQAWQVGGTMGSEGSQFPYESTVSSTSGMFQLWSNDMAPSTALSTHQMTFTVPKVQFPGHMQPGLGHHHHHHPHHHHHHHELPLTPPAEPPSSYSFELSPVKVLSSQPQATGPYYPQHNGVGQNFPSFIQNSSARHHLTGGHVDEGQQWWSLPQTNAPPTNHPFSLGRQLVLGHQPQIAALLQGTSKGLLSSTRRCRRCKCPNCQANGGGLEFGKKRLHICHIPECGKVYKKTSHLKAHLRWHAGERPFICNWLFCGKSFTRSDELQRHLRTHTGEKRFGCQQCGKRFMRSDHLSKHVKTHQTRKSRSGLPSQSTDPLLTNIKRE, encoded by the exons ATGGCTGCGCTGGCGATACAAAGGACTGACAACTTTTTGCACACCTTTTTACAG GACCGGACGCCCAGCTCGTCTCCAGAGGGAGCCCCCAACGCCCTCTCATTCCTGGCCACCACCTGTAGCCAGGCCTGGCAGGTCGGAGGCACTATGGGATCAGAAGGCTCCCAGTTCCCCTACGAAAGCACCGTCAGCTCCACCTCGGGAATGTTTCAGCTCTGGAGCAACGACATGGCGCCCAGCACAGCGCTCAGCACGCACCAGATGACTTTCACCGTGCCCAAGGTGCAGTTCCCGGGACACATGCAGCCCGGCCTGggtcaccatcaccatcatcacccccatcatcaccaccaccaccacgagcTGCCTCTCACCCCTCCGGCTGAACCTCCCTCTTCCTACTCCTTCGAACTGTCCCCCGTCAAAGTGCTGTCTTCGCAGCCGCAGGCCACCGGCCCCTATTACCCGCAGCACAACGGCGTGGGACAAAATTTCCCCAGCTTCATCCAGAACTCCTCGGCCAGGCACCACCTCACTGGAGGCCACGTGGACGAAGGGCAGCAGTGGTGGAGCCTGCCGCAGAccaacgccccccccaccaaccaTCCCTTCTCCCTGGGCAGGCAGCTGGTTTTGGGCCACCAGCCGCAGATAGCTGCTCTTCTGCAGGGCACCTCGAAGGGCCTGCTGAGCTCCAcgcgccgctgccgccgctgcaAATGCCCCAACTGCCAGGCCAATGGTGGGGGGTTAGAGTTCGGGAAGAAGAGACTGCACATCTGCCACATCCCAGAGTGTGGCAAAGTGTACAAGAAGACCTCTCACCTCAAGGCACATCTGCGCTGGCATGCCGGCGAGAGGCCCTTCATCTGCAACTGGCTCTTTTGCGGCAAAAGCTTCACCCGTTCAGACGAGCTACAGCGgcacctgcgcacacacaccggAGAGAAGCGCTTCGGGTGCCAGCAGTGCGGCAAGAGGTTCATGAGGAGTGACCACCTCTCCAAGCACGTCAAGACCCACCAGACCAGGAAGAGCCGGTCTGGGCTGCCTTCACAGAGCACGGACCCTCTGCTCACCAACATCAAGAGGGAGTAA